The DNA segment TTACCATTGGTGTTTCAATTGCGAGTTGTGAGAGGAGTTTCTCAAAGCTCAAAATGATAAAGTCCTATTTACGTTCTACCATGAATGATGATCGGCTATCAGCTCTATCGATTCTTTCTATAGAAAGACATTATACgttcaaaaacttgattttgaaGATATTATCGCTGATTTTGCTTCGGCGAAAGCTCGAAAAGTTCAATTTTGAGGTGGCTATTGATCTTTTATTTGCCTAATACATTTGTTCtccattttttgtcttttattttagGCCTTAACGCTGAGACAGTGAGGCTTCTTTCTCAAGCAATATAGAACTTCTGAGACGCGGCACATTATCTGTAATtattagggcaaccaaaagtcaatatggtcaattttttttaacctgcccagaatgttatcaaacaagcacaaaacaaatttcagctttgtacgacgtgtggtataaaagttattaggtcaaataaagtcaaaatgttacgttaggtcaaaatacggtcaaattgtttctttaggtcttttttttaggtcaaaatctattaaacttgtaattttgtaaccattttgtaatattattcttccgtttttctcttttcttgtaccgcaaacaattccagtgccgcaaattttacttagaacctaagccacaaagagagggaaggcttttcagcgcgtttggtgacgtcacgatgtgacggcattgcatttgaaactgcatgttgtcaatcttaatacgcagaaacgaaaaaaaagtcaacactagaaaagcattttgtcatttttaaatgcagctttagattagaaagttgctgtagacagtgtagactgtagagactatcagtttagcgtttttcaaaatgaggtcaaaatttgcaaattttaaggtcaaaatttaaatttaaactttttaggtcaaaaaactggttgccctagtaattatttttattgaaaagatTGCGTGAACATGAAACtctacttcaaaatttgctgcaGTCTACATAGGGCGGCATTTTTATCGAAAGCCAGGGGCGGCAGCATATGCTCCTACGCCACTGGAttccggtactcggtacttttcacgtgataatttgaaaattttaataagtattttttcaaaaatacatgttaattaatctttaatattaattttagcatctgttgatcttttttaatctagaaatgtcaagtaaaattgcaatcGATTAACGTCTCATGTGTTTTGACCTAGAGCAGGGCTAggcaacctacggcccgcgggccggatccggcccgccatgcgaaatcgtccggcccgagacatattaattagttatcacaagaatacggcccgccatgtcttattgagtttcaaactgcagtgtttgaaaaaattgtggtattgttatGCCAGAAGTACGTCTTACTAGTCTATAGTTACGCAATAAAACTGGTGAGAAGACGGTAGACTAGTATCTCGTAATAAGTAGGAGATTGTCTGTagagtagactagactagtcgttatagatgTAAAGAGAGACGCACATCAGCTTTAACCTaaagtttgttataatttAGGATGTTAGCGAAACGTCAAAAGGTTGATGATGAGTGCCGAGGTTTTAATGAAGAATGGACTGAAAAGTACTTTTCCATACTACACTTTGGTAAACCCACGTGCTTAATTTGCAATCAGTCTGTTTCTGTAAACAAGGAATTTAATATTAAGCGTCATTATGAGACAAAGCATTTGAAGCTTTCGGAGTACAGAGGCCAAACGAGAAAAGACAAAATTAAATGTCTTAAACTCTGCTTGGAAAATCAGTGTAGTAtatttcaaaagcaaaacactGAATCAGAAAAAACACTCAGGCAAGCTATGAGGTCGCCAAAGTAAttgcaaaaaacatgaaacctTTCACTGATGGTGATTACGTGAAAGACTGTTTGATGGCCGTTGTCGAAGTCATATGCCcggagaaaaaaaaattattctccGATGTTAGCCTTTCTGCAAGAACTGTCACCCGACGAATCGAAGAAATGTCACAGGATGTAAAAACTGGCCAACACGATtgtctaaaaaatttgcaatactTTTCAATTGCTATTGACGAGAGCACTGATACAACGGACACAGCTCAGCTTACGGAATTCGTTCGTGGAGTCAGctcaaattttgatatttttgaagaTTTCGTTGAGTTAGTTCCTATGAAGGGCACTACAACGGGAGCAGATATTCTGAAGGCACTGTTGCAGTGCACTAACAGTATGAACCTCAATCTGTAAAAATTGGTGTCGGTAACAACCGACGGAGCTCCTGCAATGATTGGTAAAAATAAAGGTGCCGTTGCTTGCTTCAAAAACACTTGGAAGATCTCGGACGCAATGACAAAATGTCAAAGGTACACTGTTTAATTCACCAGGAGGCGTTGTGCGCCAAGACAACAAACTTGATGAGTGTTATGGACACAGTGGTGAAAGCTGTGAATATGATTTTGTCTCACAAACGGAATCACCGACAGTTTCGCCAGATGTTACTAGAAGCAGAGAATCAATATGGTGATGCCCTGTATTTCTGCGAAGCTCGCTGGCTAAGTCGAGGAGCTATGCTTGCACGAGTGTATGAGCTGAGAAATGAAATAGCAACGTtccttgaaaataaaaacattaacgCCACAGAATTTCGTAATCCAGAATGGGTATCTAATCTTGCTTTCTTAGTAGATTTAACGTCACATCTGAACAAATTGAATTTGCAACTTCAGGGGAAAAAACAACTGATACATGAGATGTGGAGGCACATACTCGCATTTGAAAGAAAACTGCGACTCTGGGAATGTCAACTGGACAAAGAAAATTATGTTCACTTTCCTATACTGGAGGAGAGCAAACCTAGTAGCAACACTGCATTTGTCACTGTGACACGAAAtttaattactgaattttcctcacgcttttccgacatttgttctctacaaaataaattcaggctATTCAGTACTCCGTTTGATGTGGACGCCAATACCATTCCCGAACAATTTCAAATGGACCTTATTGAAATGCAATGCAGTGACGAAgtgaaggcaaaatttcatacGAAGGGCATATCGCtgcttgacttttacaaaaagtaccttcttgaaagtggtctttatcctaGCTTGACCAACAACGCAAAAGAAATGGCATCGAtgtttggtagcacgtacacatgtgaaaaaatgttttcaacaatgaaattcacgaagagcaagctaagatcacgcatttccgacgcccatttagaaaatgttctggttcttgcttcctctgacttgtcaccagatgttgaaaaactttcacaaagcaagcagcatcaagtgtcacattaatgttgtgttgttgaagtgtgaatacataaattttgctctttttgtgattggtatgattgagattgcagcaatgtagcgtaatatactcaagtgagtgtgaattataggattaatgaaaattccggcccgccaaagagttgtacactcgacttttggcccgtgactagcaaaaggttgccgacccctgaccTAGAGTAACCTTTACCAGGGGCATAATAGttacaaacattgcatttgcagctgcattttttacagaaaaagtaccggtaccgagtaccgacaaagtaccgaactacttttttaagatagtaccgaataccagAACCGTCCGtacatttttgccaagtaccggtacagTTAACGACGGTACTTTCGAAGTACCGACTGCTCTAACAACAGGATAAGGAAAACAATCACAACGTATGCAGATGCTATTGATGGCTTAAACCACACAGCATTTTGAAGTTTGCAGTGCATTAGTAGCTGACCTTAATTACTTTTTGGTTGTTGGCGATGTCCCTATGGACCAGTGAGTAATCTGTTTCGTGCGACAGCTGGATGGCCATCTACTCTATATGGCTTAGTCAAAAATTATACAGTAATTCCACAAAGAACCATTATTGCGCCATGGTAATCTCTATTGATCCTAATCAGCGTTGGAGCTGCCCGCTGGAGATTTCGATGACAAACGTGGTTGATAAATCATATAAgaagttgcatttttttcaactttatcAGTCTGAAGACATAATAACTAAGATAACAAGTTAGCAAGTAGGTCTAAATAGTGGCGGGAGGCAGTTGGCGTGTGGTCAATAACGTTACCTTTATCACGACCAAGTCACAGCTGACACTTGCCCGATTTGCCCAGCAGCATTGTCGCGAGATGAATTTCTGAGTGACTAATTCATAATGCAAAAGGCGCGTCGCATTCTCTCGGACTTCTCCACCAATCAGCGTCCGAGAAGATGACGTAATACTGTGGTATATATCACAGGGCTTCGGCAAGGGTGGCCACATTGCTCTGTTACGAACGCTTCGTAAAGTTGTAGTTGTGAACTGCTATTGTCATTATTCTGCTTATCTTCgaaggttttgttttttgaggAAACTCTACCAGTGAAAATTATGGTAAGTTACTGTAAATTGTTGACATTATAATGCAGTCTGAAAGGTATGCATACGATAGTCGTTGCTAAGCTGTATGTGTAATATATTACATGTAATAATCCTTACGTGGTTAAATGCATGGTTGGTAGCGGCCTTTTCtactttatttaaattttagatTTGGGAACTGTGGTAGCGTTAATTCTTTTTAAACTAGAGATTTTTTTTACTTGGAGCGCGACTTTTTGGGTGGGTACGCAGACTGAGTGACAACTCGAATGTAGCGTGAAGGGCTAGTTTTCCACTAAGCTGAATAGCAGGAAAATGCTATTACTGTTGTGCCAAGTGAGGCGTGTCTAAATCTTTCGTAACGGGTTTACTGAGTGATTTGACGCAACGTGAATGGGTTACATATAGGTTGTGCATGTCATAATACAGCTGTCATTTTTTTCGTAGAATTCGATGTGTTAGGCTATTACTATTACTGCGAAAGATATACGCCTTTAAAAAAGGTCGAATAGATTGTTAAAATGGTAGCTAAGATAATGAAATCATTGTGCTATATTGAGCACGTACTAATTATCTTCAGCGTGAATGTATCTCAGTCCACGTTGGTCAAGCCGGTGTGCAGATTGGTAATTCCTGCTGGGAACTGTATTGCCTTGAGCATGGCATTCAACCAGATGGTCAAATGCCAAGTGATAAGACCGTTGGTGGAGGGGATGACTCGTTTAACACTTTCTTCAGCGAGACTGGCGCTGGAAAGCACGTGCCAAGAGCAGTTTTCGTCGATTTGGAGCCAACTGTGGTCGGTAAGAAAACGTATCAAACAATGCCTTTGTTATTTAGTACCCCGTCAGCTAATGGACTCATCTCAATCATGTTATGTGTTCGATTTCAGACGAGATTCGAACTGGAACTTATCGCCAACTCTTCCATCCGGAACAATTGATCACCGGAAAGGAAGATGCGGCCAACAACTACGCACGTGGTCATTACACTGTTGGTAAGTGACTTGGAACGTAATGTTGGTAGCACGGAAACTCAGATCTGTTATTTTTTCAATCACAGGTAAAGAACTCATTGACCAAGTGCTCGATCGTATCCGAAAGCTGGCAGACCAGTGCACGGGTCTTCAAGGTTTTCTCCTCTTTCACTCGTTTGGGGGCGGTACAGGCTCTGGTTTCACATCTTTACTGATGGAACGTTTGTCCGTCGACTATGGCAAGAAGTCAAAGTTGGAATTTTCCATCTATCCTGCCCCACAGGTCATGCAGTTACCAGCAGCAATTGCTACAATTTGGCGATTGGTCTCAATTATCGAAAGCTCAATGTCACCGTTTGACTGTATTTCGTGTTAAATAACCAGTCGTTTTCAACAATCACTGCATTTCAGGTTTCCACTGCAGTGGTAGAACCTTACAATTCTATTTTGACAACACACACAACCTTAGAGCATTCGGATTGTGCTTTTATGGTAGACAACGAGGCCATCTACGATATTTGCCGTCGTAACTTGGATGTTGATCGGCCTAGCTACACCAACTTGAACCGCCTTATCGGCCAGATTGTCTCGTCCATTACAGCTTCCCTGCGTTTCGACGGTGCTTTAAATGTCGACTTGACTGAATTCCAGACAAACTTGGTGCCGTATCCGAGGATCCATTTTCCACTGGTCACCTACGCCCCGGTGATTTCTGCGGAGAAAGCTTACCATGAGCAGCTCTCGGTGGCCGATATTACCAACGCTTGCTTCGAGCCGGCCAACCAGATGGTGAAATGCGACCCACGTCATGGCAAGTACATGGCCTGCTGTATGTTATATCGTGGTGACGTTGTACCCAAGGACGTCAACGCTGCCATTGCTACTATTAAGACGAAGCGTTCCATTCAGGTTGGTTTGCATTTGTCGCTGGTTTTCTTCCTGTACGTTTTTTACAGAACAAACTGTTTTCGACAGTTCGTCGACTGGTGCCCAACTGGATTTAAGGTCGGTATTAATTACCAACCACCTACTGTTGTCCCCGGTGGTGACCTCGCCAAGGTACAACGTGCAGTCTGCATGTTAAGTAACACCACTGCCATTGCTGAGGCCTGGGCCCGCTTGGACCACAAATTCGACTTGATGTACGCCAAACGTGCTTTCGTCCATTGGTACGCCCCGTTCAAGTTCTGTAGATCAAATGTGAAGCTAGCAATAGCTTAGTTAAGtcgtaaataatgaaaaactATAAACATACACGCACCTGTTTGATCACGTAGGTACGTCGGCGAGGGAATGGAGGAAGGTGAATTTTCCGAGGCCCGCGAAGATCTTGCTGCCCTTGAGAAAGACTATGaggaagttggtgttgattcgGCGGACGCTGATCCCGAAGATGAGGAGGATGAATATTGAAAGATATGGAACTGGCTGTCCACTTGTGAACATTAGATAATTAAGTTTGTTTCCCTACTTTAACTCGGTTAAGCTGGTTGCATTCAATAAAATTCACATGCCAAGTTACACATCCTTTACTCTGCCATGACACCTGGCGGCAACTGTTTACTGTACTTTTAAATATGTTGCAGAGATGTCGCTGGCAAACAAGACAGACCGCTGTTAACTATCTTCAACGAGGCTTGTAGTTTCGATTAGCATTTTGATTTCACCGGTTCGGTTTTGTCTTTAAAGGCACACATTTAAACGTTTCAGCATCAACAACTTACTAACATGAGGTTTGACCCATATTTAAGCGCCCTGCTAGAAATGCGATCGGGGTTCGTCGGGTACGTTAGCATGTTTTGTAATTGTTcaaaataatagaaaaatgACTGAACTCTACCAGACAGtgtttcacaaaattaagttttttggGCCATGCACGCCCACTGGTTTAGGTCTGCATTCTATGTAATCTTTTTGTCCTGGTTTTTACTAATATTGTTTGTTATCTATAATTGCATACAGTTTTCTTAGAAGGTCGTTTCCCTTTTACGGAGATTTCGGACCAGGGGCCACAAACCATATTTGATAAGATTGAAGTTACTATTTGCACACTAAAAACACTTAAATTTAGTTCACGTGATACTTTTTGTTCGCACTTGGCTGTTTCCTCTAATAGGTTTAACTTACGaagtttctttaaattttgaataGATACGACATATATAGTTTCACTAAAAAAATCTTGATTAGAAACAGTAATTTGGTCTTTATGACCGTCTACTGGTGGTCCAGTATCTATACtgtacattttttaatttaattgcaaGCCTATACCATgtctaaatttaacttttttgtatcGAAATCAAAAACTGAACTATCCTCGTCCAGAAACTTTTAACTTCGTCCCAAATTACAGCAAAATATTCACCTGGTGGTTCATTTGTTGTTGTATATTTCAAACCTACTCCTCCAGTATACGCTACAACCTGACTTTTGAACGGTTTACCACTATTGATTTGACTGTCATTTGTCGGAATGCATTTATGAGCCCGTAATTTAACTTGTGATCCTTAAAGAAAGATATTGATACCGAGGCCTAAACAGTAACGAAAACAGGGCATGTAGAAATCTACGTTCATTACCTATTCGACTTGAAGCTTGTTCGTCATCAAATTTTAGGACAACGCATTTTTCGCGTATGCGCACAACGAATTACGCAAAACGGTCTATAGAGTGAAACTGTTTGCTTCCGTAAGCTTTTTCGATAGGAGACACACAGATAAATGTGCTGCTGTCAAAGTTCACCGGCAGCTTATCATTGTCAGGATGGAATCAGTATTTCTCTGCATtactgtagagtgtagacctACAGTATTATTGTTTGGAACACTGTTTTCAATGATAGATTTTGGTAGTAGTCCATGGTAtagtaattttaataaaagtagtatttaataaaaatgtcCACTCCCTGAAAAACGTTGGAAATCACTGATCTACACAGATTTGCGTAAAGCCAATTTCTTACAAACTGTTGGTAGGAAATATTGGCCCTCTTCTGACAAAGCCTTACCTCCTCAAGTAAGTTACGTGTTAAAACTTCTAAGGACATATTCCCGTCACTTTAACTATATACATTACACAAGTAACATCACATTAGGTCAAAATTGCGTATTTCTCAGGTTTAGATGTTCAGAACCttttaacatttaacaatATGTAATTAGGCCAATATTTCGTTGACTACAAGTCCAAAACACGCTTTCaatacttttttcaataaacttaCCAAAGTTATAACGTGATTACGACTGAGAATAGTTCCGAGAAAATTTTGCAGGCAATATGCTGTATTGgcattcatttcattttctcataaaagTCTACTAAAACAGGTGTAAAAGTTCAGGTTTAGTTCTGGCTACTTGACGTTTAACCTGATGCTATAAGCCTGTCTTTCAATTGGCAAAGTACATTTTGCAAGCAAACCAATGAAGATATGCTGTTTGAAGGttgtaaattaagttaatagCATTCATCTCTGCTGTCataactttttaaataattttttctcgTGTTTACGACAATGTAATTCAAAGCGAGCGTTAAGCATGACGCGAAAAACTTTTGTCCCTGTTTGCAATttaattgtgaaaaaattggaaaataacATAGAACTCTATTAAGCATTTAAATATCAATTAAGTTTTAAGGTTTTGATTTACAACACGAATTTTGTTCGtaagcaaagaaaagaaatacCTTTTTAGTAGATCTCTCAACAATGTGGACCTTGCCTAATTCGTAATCAGCAACAGTACACACTTGGGAAAGTATTGAAAACAAGTacttactttgttttttttatgcaCACGTGAATGTTGTACGCCTGACctactttttgaaatgaacCTTGTAACGACGTGACATTGTATATCCAATTACAccatgtaacaaaattttgcgAAAGTTTTAgttgcataaaaatttttatgtattgtGTTTTGCTACTCGGAACtaatcacaaaaatacaaatatttttcctgAAGTGTCCTTACTTTCGAAGAAATATCACTTTTTCTGATTTCACTCAAAATTTTTCGGTACtatgacaccttatcgaaagacactttatcgaacgacactttatcgaacgacagctgatcgaaacgacagatgatcgaaagacactttatcgaacgacagttaatcgaaccgacagttgatcgaacgacactttatcgaaccgacagttcaagtaagatttttgcgtgtttctcaaacattgaaacaataagccattgtgatgtgcggtctttgtaatggtgtacattaatgaattgtgatgtatatatcataaagttgacgatttatattttatatctatattttagatttgtagcataaagttgacgatttcgcatggcggccggcccgcccacatattaataagatatcacaagaatacgcactagaattactaagtacgagattgtctgtacagtagactagactagtcgttatagatacaaagagtaaggaattgaaggcaaaatttcatagcaaggggcatatcgctgcctgacttttacacaaagtagcttcttgaaagtggtctttatcccagctttttcaatttttgttgtacaacggttcgaggacttcctggccacgttcagtgacgacgatgagcagcacttgtctgaatacattgaatatttcgaaactacttggattggacgattgcGTCGCAagaatcgtcgtcaacctctatttcctatccggtgttggaatgtcttccaccgggttcaagatgaccttccacgaacgaataataacattgaaggatggcacaatgcgttcagcaagcgtgtctcaatatcccatcgGACGtttcgcagactcgtcaaaaaaattaagcgggaacaaggttccaacgaaatgtttattgagcaattgagtgctggaattgcTGGCCCACCTCGAAAGaggcgctacgacgctgtcaaccaacggctggaGAGCATAGTCAAAAATcatgactcaacgaatattgacataaaaagttatcttcgagcaattgcacacaacttgtaattaaatgaatgcgattgaaatgtgcacttcgtcagttgtcgtgcttttaacagtgcatatcgtcagttgtttcgttaaattgtggttcttttaaccctatcctaaccaggctcgcgagtttactaaaaaactaggtgtggccgaccccgcacacacatttgcaatcgttaattactagaaaactatgcgtcgtagactgatgagatttttacatgttagtagaaacataatctggcttcctgtatacatcataattgtaaaactaaagaaagtgaatttagtgtaaattaggtatttctaaaagtgacacatttctagaaattcttcttgttacgccgcgcccccgctgtgagaagagaacgaaagagaatagttagtcaacttattggtgcgtaaatgagtaatacgcttcaatgcggagagagagcaaaattatgaaaatatcacaatatctcaaaaattacaaaatccaactttatcaaacaaacatggacagatagctgaacattttttatgaaaagtcaccaaattttaattttctacagcaaacaatgcaacggtacgccacgttttgctatgacagtgtgcgggagaagcaacagtcgattcgatcaactgtcgctttgatcagctgtcggttcgataaagtgtcgtttgatcaactgtcggttcgataaagtgtcgtttgatcaactgtcgtttcgatcagctgtcgtttcgatcagctgtcgttcgattaagtgtcgttcgataaagtgtctttcgatcgaGTGTCGCGTCACGAAATTTTTCAGTATTAATAAGCATAATTTTGTATAAGACTCACAAACACGCAAACACAAAGAAGTATTGTGCATAATATAGCCTACTCATGCATTATGTACGGATGCAAATTGCAAACATTCcaaaaaacttcagaagtgGTTTTGTTTACGTGACTTGCGTCTATGAACTGAGAAATCTTCTCGTATTATGGACCACAAATAATCCCCCGTCATGTTGCAACTCCACCTCCCTTGGTATCTTCTTTCCATATCAGAAATGTCCtggtgaaacctttcaccGTGTTCTTCGCTTACATCACCCCTATTTGGACTAAAAAAATCAAGGTGAGAGTGCAGGTAATGCATTTTCAAGGACATTCGACATCCCAATTTTTGTATTCCTCCATCAGATTGTTCACCAAAACTTTATAGTCATTGCTTCGTTTGTTACcaagaaaaaattaactacTTCTCGAAATGCCTTCCATGCTCCTGCTTCTCTCGTAATGATTTTATGTTCAAGTTGTTTACACTGGAGCATAAGTCGAACCTGCTGCCCAGTAAAAATTCCAGCCTTCTTCTTAGCTTCTGACAAAAAAGGAAACAGGGCAGAAATATGCTGAAAACCATCTTCATCTTTATTCACGCTTTATGTGCAAAGGaggctttaaaattttttccgAATCTACCAAAGGATCGTGCTTCACATTTTGTGTGCCAGGAACAAAAAACGTTCTCTCTGGCCAATCTTTTCGAGAGTAGTGTTCAGTGTCAAATCGGGAGTCccataaacaaagaaaacaagaatGCTTTGTATAACCTCCTTGCAATCCTTTCAAGAACCCAATCATTTTGAAATCTCCACAAAGCTGCCAGTTGTATCTGACATAGTTAATACTTTCAAGGAGgaactttacatttttgtaatcttCTCTCATTTGGACAGAATGGCCAACGGGTATGGATGGATACTGGTTTCCATTATGAAGGAGGACACATTTTAAACTTCGGGAAGAACTGTCTATAAATAGGCGCCACTCCCTTGGTTCATCAGCAATTCCTATTTCTTCAAAAAGGTTATCAACATTACAGCGGAAGCAAAGAGAGCCTGCTACAGAAAAATaccttgaaaatttttcatgcCTTCTTCTCGATGAAGAACATCGACATGTTGAATGTAATAAGTTCCATTGTTTCAACCTTGAAGTCAGAAGTTCGGCATTTGACTTAGTGGGCCCCATATCtctaactaaatcatttaatttttgttggcTTGGGAAGTGTGGTTCTGAATTCATGTCTGTATGAGATATGTTGAATTCATCATCAG comes from the Clavelina lepadiformis chromosome 5, kaClaLepa1.1, whole genome shotgun sequence genome and includes:
- the LOC143459577 gene encoding general transcription factor II-I repeat domain-containing protein 2-like encodes the protein MKPFTDGDYVKDCLMAVVEVICPEKKKLFSDVSLSARTVTRRIEEMSQDVKTGQHDCLKNLQYFSIAIDESTDTTDTAQLTEFVRGVSSNFDIFEDFVELVPMKGTTTGADILKALLQCTNRGVVRQDNKLDECYGHSGESCEYDFVSQTESPTVSPDVTRSRESIW
- the LOC143460639 gene encoding tubulin alpha-1 chain-like; this encodes MRECISVHVGQAGVQIGNSCWELYCLEHGIQPDGQMPSDKTVGGGDDSFNTFFSETGAGKHVPRAVFVDLEPTVVDEIRTGTYRQLFHPEQLITGKEDAANNYARGHYTVGKELIDQVLDRIRKLADQCTGLQGFLLFHSFGGGTGSGFTSLLMERLSVDYGKKSKLEFSIYPAPQVSTAVVEPYNSILTTHTTLEHSDCAFMVDNEAIYDICRRNLDVDRPSYTNLNRLIGQIVSSITASLRFDGALNVDLTEFQTNLVPYPRIHFPLVTYAPVISAEKAYHEQLSVADITNACFEPANQMVKCDPRHGKYMACCMLYRGDVVPKDVNAAIATIKTKRSIQFVDWCPTGFKVGINYQPPTVVPGGDLAKVQRAVCMLSNTTAIAEAWARLDHKFDLMYAKRAFVHWYVGEGMEEGEFSEAREDLAALEKDYEEVGVDSADADPEDEEDEY